GGACGAGACTGATGAGAACCGGAACACCCGTGATCAAGGCCAAGGAGAATCCGATTCCGAACACCTGGAGAAGGAATTCCTCTCCGAATTTCAAATAGGCATAAGCGGATCCGAGGATCGCCACAATGAAAAGGATCCGGTACGCGTTCGCGAATTTCTCCCCGAATATGTACCTCGCATTCTGTTCGCCGGTATAGAACCAACCGGAAATGGCCACCACACCGAAGAGCAAAAAGGAGGAAATGAACAGGATATGCGCGGGATCGGCCGGCCCGGAAACTACGATCCGAACGAAGGAAAGGATTCCTTCCGTGTCCTTAACTCCGAAGGAATAAAGCGCGTAGATGACCAAAGTGGCGATGATAAACCCTTCGAAAAAAGTGGCCAGCATACTGACCAACCCTTGTTTTGCCGCCTGATCGGTACGCACCACTCCCGCAACTCCGGCGCTCTTTCCGATTCCGGTTTCCGTAGACAAGAAGAACATTCCGGTCCCCGTGCTGAAAATCCGAACCAAAGAATACGTCCCCCCGAACAAAAGGGAGATCGGATTTGCGGCGTCCGCAATTACCACGTTCAAAAACGGAAGGAAGCCGGAAAGCTGTCCGCTGAATAGTAGAAAGTAGCCTAGAAAAAAACAAAGTAATCCGATCGGAGCGAGATAACCGGAGACCCTTCCGATCCGTCGGATTCCGCCCAATACTACGAACACTACGACGACGCTGACCAAAGCAGGGATCGTCATTCCCTGGATATCGAATCCTTTTTGAGTTAAATAAGAAACTCCTAATATAGGCATGGCCCCGCCCATGGCCAGTACCGTCAGTAGTCCGGCCAGGGAAAAAGCGATGGCCAACCACCTCGCGCGTAGGGCTTTTTCGATAAAATACATGGGACCGGAAAGATACCTTCCGCTCTCCAGACGAATCCGGAACCGGATGGCGAGAGTGGAAGATACGAAACGCAACGGCATTACTAAGAATGTGGAAAGCCAGATCCAAAGTAACACACCCGGGCCGGCCAAGATCAAAGAAAGCGCGGAGCCCAATACAGCTCCCGGCAAAAGGGAAGAACCCGTCCCCGCAAAAAAAGCCTGAGAATGAATCAGCCGTCCTCTGGACCCTTTGTAATCCATGTTTCCGGAAAAAATTTTTATCGCGAGAAACAAAAACCGAACTTGGGGAAACTTCAGCCGAATTGTCAGATAAAAACCGATGAACAAAAGGAAGTAAAAGTACGGCTTGAGTAGGTCCAAGTCCAGAAAGGGAAAAAGTTTGATAGCGGTCATCCCTGCGGCGTTTCCTTACAAATAAAGACTTTTAGAATGGAAGCCCCCGAAAAACGGTGATCGTGTGCCGGGTTCGATCAAAGATTTCCCGAACAGAGCCAAACAACCACTCCTTTTTGGATCCGAAATGCCTTATACGCGACTTCCCAAAAGATTCCGAACCCTTTTTAGCGGCTTACTCCTATTTCCGACCCTAATTTTCGCGGAAGACGCCTCGATTCCGAAATTTAAGGAACTTCCTCAGGAAAGAGTCTCTCCTGCGGAAGACAAATGGGAATTCGGAGCGAGGTTCGGAGCGGGCATCCGGGGAATGGATCGATTCGACCACAATCTAGGAGGATTCACCTCTTCCTTGGATCCGACTGTGTTTACGGTAACGAAGGTGAGAAACGAAAGGACCATGACCCAGGGAGAAATCCTGATCCGGAATCGATTTTCGGGAAATTTCAAAGTCGGGGTCATCGGAGGCTTTCATTATTTTCAGAACTTCGGACTCACGAATATTACCGGAGATCCGTTCTATACGAAATTACATTTCGGTATGGAAAGCCTATATTTGCTGGCTATGGTCTGGCAGGACGGAAGAATCAATCGGTATTTAAACTGGGAGGCCGGATTCGGAGGAGGCTATACCAAGGCTCTCTGGGTGTCCGGAGGATATGCCACGAACGGAAAAGATTATTACATCCAGAACGGAAACTTGAGCGGTTCGGGTATAGAATTCCGCCTGGAAGGGTCCGTCTCCACTCCTGTGACGAACCATGTGACCTTGAGCGCGGGAGTCTTTCTATCCTGGATCAATATAGCTTCCTTTGATGGTTCGTTTAACGGAAGTACGTCAAGTGTTTATATTAGACAGGACGGCAGGGTTTCCCCTTTGACCGAATCCGCCAACCAGCAGAATATACTCCTATCCCAGCAGTATTCCCGCAAACTGGATATGCAGTCGGCCTACGGCGGAATTTTTTTTGGAGTCAACTACAGACTTTGAAGCTAGGATCAATCTCCGCAAACCGCGATTCCGCATAAAATAAGCCCTCAGTGGACTGCTGGATTTTCCGCGAGCAAGGGAGAAGGAGCTGCGTTCTTATATTTCGGCTCCTCCAACTTTTCTTTCATTTTTCGGAGAGTTTCATAGGGGATGTCCACTACCACAAAATTCGCGATCGAGGAAGGAATGCTTCCTCCCGGCTCGCTATGAACCTGGTAGGTTACCTCGACTTCGTCTCCTTTAGGGGAAAATTTCCAATACCCTTTGATCTTTCCCCTCACGAGTCCTTTCTTTTCCGGTAAAACATTTTCGGCGGGCCTCATCGTATACGTGACGGCTCCGGTGGTCTTGTCTTGGGAAAAAACGGAATGCACCACAAAATCCCGATCGTCCAGAGGCCAGGGCACGCCGTTCCAAATATATATGTATTTCTCCTTGGAATTCAAGGTCCGGATCGCTTCAGACTTTTTGCAATCCTTGAGCCAGGTTGTATAAGCGGCGTTATCTTCCAGAAGTGCGAGTACTGAATTTAAGCTCGCCTTCACTTTCGTTTTACCCCGGAACTCCTTCAACTCCGAGCCCTCGACGTTTCTGGTATGAACGGTCACGCCGTTCTTTTCTTTCGCGAGTTCCCACCCGAACAATTGAAAGGGCAGACATAAAATCAAACTTCCTAAAATAGTCCGATACATCATAAAAAAACCGTCCGTCAAGTAGGGGTTGGATTTTTTCCGAAAACGAAAACCCAGTCAACTGCTTTTCGAAAAACCGAAAACCAACATCTGCCGGCGTTCCGGGGATATGTCTTAAATGTCGAAGGAAGAAGGTTCCCGTTTGTATTTTAAGGGTTTTTGTAGATATTTGATGAGCAGGACCCTGTTCCCTTTTTCGTTGAATTTGACGACGTCGAACACTCTGCGAGTCATCATGATTCCCCGTCCGTGGGTATAGCTCTCTTGGTTCAGCTTTTCGCCGTCCATATTCAGAACTTTCTTAAAATCGAAGCCGTCTCCTTCATCGTATATTTCGAATCCGATTCTGTTCGAATTTAAGGAATAGGCCACCTTTACGGATCTGGAGCCGTAAAATATCTCCTTCTGTCTTTTTTGGATGAACTCCATATAATTCCCGGCTTTGATCGCATCCGTCTTCTCATCGAAACTGATCCCTAAGTTTCCGTGCTCGATCGCATTGATCAGCACCTCCCGGAGACAGGTCCGCACGACGGTAACGACTTCGGATCCGGTAAACTGACCCAGGTTGGAAGTCAATTGCCTGCTGAGAATGTCCGCGTTTCTAAGATAATTATTCACTGTAAAATGCATGCTTTCGCTTTGCAGAAATCGGGAAAGAATATCCTCCGAAATTTCGGATACCTTTCCCAAGACCATTCTTTCCCCTTCCGTATCGAAGGATTGCAAACGGATCTTGACGGGTCTCGGTTCCATCACGTATTTTTGGCTGAACTCCGAGTGAAAATCCACCGTCTTCCGCAGTTTGAGGTGTTCCTCCAACTTTTCCTTCGCCAAATAAATGTTTAACGACCCGTCCGGTCCTTCCGGGGAATAAATCAAATCCAAGAAGCTCTTTCCCTGTATCTCGGAAGGCCTGTATCCCGTCAGTCGAGATAAGGTCCGATTCGCATCCCGAACCCTACCGTCCTTGTCCAGAGTGAGGAGCAATTCCTGGGCTCCCTCGAAAAGATTCCGGAACCTCATTTCGGACTGCTCAATGGAATGTTTCGCAGCATCCAATTCATCTACCCGGTTCGTTAGATCTTTCGAAAGTTCGTTGACCCGATCCGCCAAAGACATGCCGATGAGTAGTACGTGAAGCAAGGAACCCAATTCGATTCCCCAAGTCGCAACCCAAACCGTGCGCGAAAGAAATCCGGAAAATCTCAAACCGTATAAAAAGATTCCGAAAAGCAGGACCAGCCAGGCACCTAGGAAAAAGGAAGTCGACCTCAAATTCCGGGGTAAGCTCTGGATTCCGAGTAGAATCAGACAAACCAGTCCGAAAAAAACGACGGGGAAATACAACGCCATCCCGAATCGAACCGGCAACAAAGCGCTCACGAAAGCGGAAGCTAAGGAAAAAAAGATCAGACCTAAAACCAGAACATGGATCCTGGGATTTTTAGAGCGGGCATCGAAATATCTTCTTCCAAAATCGGCGGCAGCCGCGATGGACAAAAGACCGAGAGGTGCGATGCATCTGCTCGCCCAAACCGTAGCTTCCGGCCAAAGATACTGGAAACCGTAACCGTGCAGGATCCATTGCAAAAAGATTCCCGCGCCTACATAACACGAAAACGAAAAGTAAACTCGCTCTTTCGTGGATAAAAAGAGAAACAAATTGTAGAAGACTAGGACCAAGATCGCTCCGAAATACAGACCTTCCAGGATCTGTTCCGAGTTGGCCTTGGCAAAGAAGTCCTCTCGCTTATAGGCCAGAGCGGTAAAATTCATCGCACTCGTGGTCTGGACTCGGATAAAAATCACGTCCTGGGAACGACCGGAAATTTCCAAAGGAAAACTGGGATTTCTATAAAACAATGGGCGTTCGCGAAAAGGAACGGAATCCCCGGCGCTGTAGATCGGATTCGATCCGGAGGAACTCCTGTAGAGTTCGATCCGATCCAGATACGGATACTGGATTTCCAAAACCCATGGGACCGGAAAACTCGTTTCATTTTCCGGCCGGATTCGGAACCAATAAACGGAGGAGCCGTAACCGAAATAGGGAGAAAGTACCGGTTTGAAATCGTCCTTTTTTTTCAGAACTTCCGCAAAGCCCGTCTGCCCTCCGGAGTCTACCCAAAATTCCGCCTGTCCGCCGAGAGAGAGTCCTTCCGTAGGAATTTTGTCCGTATCGAAAGCGAAACTGGGGCCGGAGTGGAGAAAAAGAACGAAGTAGAGAAAGAAAAAGTACGAACGACCTTTCCCTAGTTTTCCCTTATTATAAATTCCTTTCACACTATCTCCGACGGCGCAAAAGCGGACCGGTTTCCTCCGATCCGCCTCCATCCAAATTCAGATTATCATTTTTTCGTTTTGGATGCAGCTTCTTTAATCAAACCGGCCGCGATTTCGTTTCTCTGGATCTGGCTGGTTCCTTCGTAGATTTGCAGGATTTTGGCGTCACGGTAGTATTTTTCCACCGGATACTCCTTGGTATAACCGTATCCCCCGAAAATTTGCACCGCGTCCGAAGCCACTTGAACCGCAGAATCGGAAGCGTAACATTTTGCCATAGCGGAAAATTTTGCGGCGTCCTTATGCATGGTTTCCGCATAAACGCCCGCGCGGTACGTCAACAAACGGGAGCCTTCTATCTTGATCGCCATGTCCGCGAGCATGTGCTGGATTGCCTGAAACGAAGCGATGGTTGTTCCGAATTGTTCCCTCTGACGGGCATAATCCACGGCCGCGTCGAACGCTCCTTGCATGACTCCCACGGCGCCTGCCGCCACCGCCGGACGGGAAAGGATCAGAGTCTTGAATGCGTGTAGGAATCCTTGGTTTTCCTTTCCACCCAGCAGGTTCTCTTCGGGAACTTCGCAATCTTCCATGATGAGCTGTCTCGTCTCGGAGCAACGGATTCCGAGTTTGTCCTCTTTCTTACCGAAAGAAAATCCTTTGGTTCCTTTCTCGATGATGAAGCAGGAAATTCCCCTCGGCCCTCTTTCCTTGTCCGTCATCGCGAATACCGTATAGATGTCCGCTTGTCCGGCGCTGCTGATCCATTGCTTTGTGCCGTTTAGAATGTACCTGTCCCCTTTTTTTACCGCGACGGTGGCCATCGCCGGAACGTCCGACCCTGCATTCGGCTCGGATAGACCGAAAGCCGCGGTCTTTTCTCCGCTGGCCAGAAGAGGAAGCCATTTGTCTTTTTGGGCTTTCGTACCGCCGACATCGATGGGAAGAGCTCCCAATTTCGTGGAAGTAAAAGCGGTATTCACACCCAAGCACCCCCAGGACACCTCTTCCGCAAGAACGATTCCGCCCATCATTCCATAGCCAAGACCGCCATGCTCTTCGTCGAATAAGGCCTGGTACAAACCGGCTTCTTTGAATTTCTGCAGAATCGCTTTCGGGTATTCGTTGTTTTCATCATAATGCATGCGGTTCGGAACCACTTCCTTACGCACTACGTCCCGGACTAAATCTCGAAGTTGTAATAGTTCTTCGGGAAGATCGAATTGTAATTTAGATTGCAAGAGGTTTGTCTCCTTGGATTAGATCGGGGGAATGTCCCCTACCGGGCCAAGTATTTTCGCTCCCCTCTTCCAAGGCAAGTCGTTGCCTTTCCTCCGATTCGGATTCGAAGCGGTTAATATCGGAATCTATTTAGTTTTAAACACGAACTAAACTCGGAAAAGAATTCCGGAGCGGAATAAAAAATATCCCAAAAGGAAAGGAACGGAAAGCAGACGGACGCCTTCCCATGCTAAGGCGTTCTTACGCCCTTCCAAAAGAAGGCCGATGCAATAAAAAGAAAAAATGATCCAGGCACCGACTACCGAAAAATATTCCGCTGAAATCGCATCCTGTTTG
This genomic stretch from Leptospira fletcheri harbors:
- a CDS encoding START domain-containing protein; the encoded protein is MMYRTILGSLILCLPFQLFGWELAKEKNGVTVHTRNVEGSELKEFRGKTKVKASLNSVLALLEDNAAYTTWLKDCKKSEAIRTLNSKEKYIYIWNGVPWPLDDRDFVVHSVFSQDKTTGAVTYTMRPAENVLPEKKGLVRGKIKGYWKFSPKGDEVEVTYQVHSEPGGSIPSSIANFVVVDIPYETLRKMKEKLEEPKYKNAAPSPLLAENPAVH
- a CDS encoding acyl-CoA dehydrogenase family protein, producing the protein MQSKLQFDLPEELLQLRDLVRDVVRKEVVPNRMHYDENNEYPKAILQKFKEAGLYQALFDEEHGGLGYGMMGGIVLAEEVSWGCLGVNTAFTSTKLGALPIDVGGTKAQKDKWLPLLASGEKTAAFGLSEPNAGSDVPAMATVAVKKGDRYILNGTKQWISSAGQADIYTVFAMTDKERGPRGISCFIIEKGTKGFSFGKKEDKLGIRCSETRQLIMEDCEVPEENLLGGKENQGFLHAFKTLILSRPAVAAGAVGVMQGAFDAAVDYARQREQFGTTIASFQAIQHMLADMAIKIEGSRLLTYRAGVYAETMHKDAAKFSAMAKCYASDSAVQVASDAVQIFGGYGYTKEYPVEKYYRDAKILQIYEGTSQIQRNEIAAGLIKEAASKTKK
- a CDS encoding 7TM diverse intracellular signaling domain-containing protein, encoding MKGIYNKGKLGKGRSYFFFLYFVLFLHSGPSFAFDTDKIPTEGLSLGGQAEFWVDSGGQTGFAEVLKKKDDFKPVLSPYFGYGSSVYWFRIRPENETSFPVPWVLEIQYPYLDRIELYRSSSGSNPIYSAGDSVPFRERPLFYRNPSFPLEISGRSQDVIFIRVQTTSAMNFTALAYKREDFFAKANSEQILEGLYFGAILVLVFYNLFLFLSTKERVYFSFSCYVGAGIFLQWILHGYGFQYLWPEATVWASRCIAPLGLLSIAAAADFGRRYFDARSKNPRIHVLVLGLIFFSLASAFVSALLPVRFGMALYFPVVFFGLVCLILLGIQSLPRNLRSTSFFLGAWLVLLFGIFLYGLRFSGFLSRTVWVATWGIELGSLLHVLLIGMSLADRVNELSKDLTNRVDELDAAKHSIEQSEMRFRNLFEGAQELLLTLDKDGRVRDANRTLSRLTGYRPSEIQGKSFLDLIYSPEGPDGSLNIYLAKEKLEEHLKLRKTVDFHSEFSQKYVMEPRPVKIRLQSFDTEGERMVLGKVSEISEDILSRFLQSESMHFTVNNYLRNADILSRQLTSNLGQFTGSEVVTVVRTCLREVLINAIEHGNLGISFDEKTDAIKAGNYMEFIQKRQKEIFYGSRSVKVAYSLNSNRIGFEIYDEGDGFDFKKVLNMDGEKLNQESYTHGRGIMMTRRVFDVVKFNEKGNRVLLIKYLQKPLKYKREPSSFDI
- a CDS encoding LIC_11366 family protein, with the translated sequence MPYTRLPKRFRTLFSGLLLFPTLIFAEDASIPKFKELPQERVSPAEDKWEFGARFGAGIRGMDRFDHNLGGFTSSLDPTVFTVTKVRNERTMTQGEILIRNRFSGNFKVGVIGGFHYFQNFGLTNITGDPFYTKLHFGMESLYLLAMVWQDGRINRYLNWEAGFGGGYTKALWVSGGYATNGKDYYIQNGNLSGSGIEFRLEGSVSTPVTNHVTLSAGVFLSWINIASFDGSFNGSTSSVYIRQDGRVSPLTESANQQNILLSQQYSRKLDMQSAYGGIFFGVNYRL
- the asd gene encoding archaetidylserine decarboxylase (Phosphatidylserine decarboxylase is synthesized as a single chain precursor. Generation of the pyruvoyl active site from a Ser is coupled to cleavage of a Gly-Ser bond between the larger (beta) and smaller (alpha chains). It is an integral membrane protein.), with product MTAIKLFPFLDLDLLKPYFYFLLFIGFYLTIRLKFPQVRFLFLAIKIFSGNMDYKGSRGRLIHSQAFFAGTGSSLLPGAVLGSALSLILAGPGVLLWIWLSTFLVMPLRFVSSTLAIRFRIRLESGRYLSGPMYFIEKALRARWLAIAFSLAGLLTVLAMGGAMPILGVSYLTQKGFDIQGMTIPALVSVVVVFVVLGGIRRIGRVSGYLAPIGLLCFFLGYFLLFSGQLSGFLPFLNVVIADAANPISLLFGGTYSLVRIFSTGTGMFFLSTETGIGKSAGVAGVVRTDQAAKQGLVSMLATFFEGFIIATLVIYALYSFGVKDTEGILSFVRIVVSGPADPAHILFISSFLLFGVVAISGWFYTGEQNARYIFGEKFANAYRILFIVAILGSAYAYLKFGEEFLLQVFGIGFSLALITGVPVLISLVLLVKVAQTELRKFLEGGAHYEIFKDFYLLLLSILPKNLVSLLFGLLAALRLPRFIMIPILKAFAKAYKINLDEAALHISEYNSLNQFFTRALKAGARIIDSEENALVSPVDAKITGFGDIDDKVILQAKGVDFSLKELIGGEKYLSRFQNGKYITFYLSPQDYHRIHSPAYGRILGYYYEPGKLFPVNELAVFGIRGLFPKNERLITFLQTEYGLVAVIKVGASNVGRIRVTYDKKIVTNTLIRTPKEEDYKDVSIMIDKGAELGRFEMGSTVILIFERDTFDFSELAINEKITYGTTVGHFRKKLIQLPR